The following are encoded in a window of Phaseolus vulgaris cultivar G19833 chromosome 3, P. vulgaris v2.0, whole genome shotgun sequence genomic DNA:
- the LOC137805714 gene encoding lectin 7-like — MAMNSRTQISVFTIIISFLGLTQNVKSASFSFSSFGSYTNGITLEGDAYVSEGVIKLTPVTPNNAGRASFAAPIHLWDPETGKLAAFTTTFSFVVAPNAPGLLADGIAFFLAPFNSNIPSNSSGGFLGLFSPESALNVYQNEIVAVEFDSFSGNPWDPPSAHVGIDVNSIASVTTEKWETDSAGNALVAYASVSYEAVEKRLDVVVRYPGSSVNETSLSFVIDLRTVLPQWVRVGFSGATGRLVEIHNILSWTFNSAFY; from the coding sequence ATGGCCATGAACTCGAGAACTCAAATATCTGTTTTCACTATCATCATTTCCTTCCTTGGACTCACCCAAAACGTGAAGTCAGCTTCTTTCTCATTCTCCAGTTTTGGGTCTTACACAAATGGCATTACCCTGGAAGGTGATGCCTATGTTTCAGAAGGGGTGATAAAGCTGACACCTGTCACACCCAACAACGCTGGCAGAGCCTCCTTTGCTGCACCCATCCACCTTTGGGATCCCGAAACTGGGAAGCTCGCAGCCTTCACCACAACCTTCTCCTTTGTTGTTGCGCCAAACGCTCCTGGGCTCTTGGCAGACGGCATTGCCTTCTTCCTGGCTCCGTTCAACTCGAACATCCCAAGCAATTCAAGTGGTGGATTCCTTGGACTTTTCAGCCCTGAGTCTGCCCTAAACGTATACCAGAATGAAATAGTGGCTGTGGAATTTGACTCCTTCAGTGGGAACCCCTGGGACCCTCCCTCTGCCCATGTAGGCATTGATGTTAACTCCATTGCCTCCGTCACAACGGAGAAATGGGAAACTGACAGTGCAGGGAACGCGCTTGTTGCATACGCCAGTGTGAGCTATGAGGCTGTGGAGAAACGTTTAGACGTGGTTGTGAGATACCCTGGAAGCAGTGTGAATGAGACTAGTCTCTCTTTTGTGATTGATTTGAGGACTGTTCTTCCACAATGGGTTAGGGTTGGATTCTCCGGTGCCACGGGACGACTGGTTGAAATACACAACATTCTTTCTTGGACCTTCAATTCTGCGTTCTATTAG